Proteins found in one Paenibacillus borealis genomic segment:
- a CDS encoding helix-turn-helix transcriptional regulator, with protein MYEWQNQIQLIVDEIDKCIKNYNDEALTLHFLSRRLGYSEFYTTRKFKEISGMQLRDYLRHRKLAFALKEVRDSEKSLLAIAFDYGFSSHEAFTRSFKGTYGVTPSEYRKKPKPVVLRTKINPFDRYFLGLGEIGMMKSTEDIKIYFVTIPAHKFLHIKNYESNGYWDFWQKQSLIPGQDYETICGLLDSIKGKLDDDGGSEPNSGSGQVMAYMNDPDGRLCDWGIPRTECHGARLPYDYKGEVPPQMLMIDVPEAEYIVFEHGPFDYEQENRSVEEKIEKAMATFDFAGTGYCFDTSPGRLIYLYFNPERHFKYIRPVGKHF; from the coding sequence ATGTACGAGTGGCAGAATCAAATTCAATTAATCGTTGATGAAATTGATAAATGCATTAAAAATTATAATGACGAAGCCCTGACACTACATTTTCTTTCTCGCAGGCTGGGTTATTCCGAGTTTTATACAACAAGAAAATTCAAAGAAATATCGGGTATGCAACTTAGGGACTATCTGCGGCATAGAAAATTAGCCTTTGCACTAAAAGAAGTTCGTGATAGTGAAAAAAGCCTTTTAGCTATTGCTTTTGATTATGGTTTTTCATCACATGAAGCCTTTACCAGATCCTTTAAGGGAACATATGGTGTAACTCCAAGTGAATACCGGAAAAAGCCTAAGCCTGTCGTTCTTCGTACAAAAATAAACCCGTTCGACCGCTACTTCTTAGGATTGGGAGAGATTGGGATGATGAAATCTACAGAAGATATTAAAATTTATTTTGTAACCATTCCCGCTCACAAATTTTTGCACATCAAAAACTATGAGAGTAATGGGTATTGGGATTTTTGGCAAAAGCAAAGTCTGATTCCGGGACAGGACTACGAAACCATCTGCGGCTTACTCGATAGTATCAAAGGCAAATTGGATGATGATGGCGGGAGCGAACCTAACAGCGGCAGCGGTCAGGTTATGGCGTATATGAATGACCCGGATGGCAGACTCTGCGATTGGGGGATTCCACGTACAGAGTGTCATGGTGCACGACTTCCTTATGATTATAAAGGCGAAGTACCGCCACAAATGCTAATGATTGATGTTCCCGAAGCGGAGTATATTGTTTTTGAACATGGGCCATTCGATTACGAGCAGGAAAACCGCAGTGTTGAGGAAAAGATTGAAAAGGCAATGGCAACTTTTGATTTTGCAGGCACGGGTTACTGCTTTGATACTTCCCCCGGTAGACTAATTTACTTGTATTTCAATCCGGAACGGCATTTTAAGTATATCAGACCGGTGGGAAAGCACTTTTAA
- the metG gene encoding methionine--tRNA ligase, whose amino-acid sequence MTNIFIGGAWPYANGSLHLGRLASLLPGDILARYHRAKGDAVLYVSGSDCHGTPVAVQAAQEGVSPRELASRYHQEFADCFRTLGFTYDLYTRTDQEHHHSVVQELFLKLLDNGYLYQKSTLQCYCEQDQRYLPDRYVEGICPVCGQQARGDQCDYCSTILDPVDLLKRTCKICGTTPVLRFTQHYYLSLSSFQSALSEYADSARGWRDNAVRLTRRYLQEGLQDRAATRDLDWGVDVPVDGFTDKKIYVWIEAVSGYLSASKQWAAETGSRWEDFWLVSTEEHDAGAPPITAYYVHGKDNVPFHSLIWPALLLGAEDLHLPDRIFSCEYMTLEGEKFSTSRNWAVWVPDILSRYDPDSVRYFLTANGPEKRDADFSWREFIYSHNSELLGAFGNFVNRSLVFVNKSWNGEVPEGTLDAAWAGRINTLYSETGRLIEGGSFKEALEHVFTHIRQANKYFDQQLPWLQIKNDPAACASTLYTCVQIIANLSNLLNPFIPFSCGKIRGFLALEQPVWQPVTIRAHQQVQGLELLFERIDVAKIEEETGRLKSLQR is encoded by the coding sequence ATGACAAACATTTTTATCGGAGGGGCTTGGCCGTATGCCAATGGCTCCCTGCATCTGGGCAGGCTTGCAAGTCTTCTGCCGGGAGATATCCTGGCCCGCTATCACCGCGCCAAAGGTGACGCCGTGCTCTATGTCTCCGGCAGTGACTGCCACGGAACTCCCGTTGCTGTACAGGCGGCGCAGGAAGGTGTATCCCCTAGGGAATTAGCCAGCAGATATCATCAGGAGTTCGCAGATTGCTTCCGCACGCTGGGATTCACCTATGACTTGTACACCCGGACCGATCAGGAGCATCATCACAGCGTGGTGCAGGAGCTATTCCTTAAGCTTCTGGATAACGGCTATCTGTACCAGAAGTCAACGCTCCAATGCTACTGTGAGCAGGATCAGCGCTACTTGCCGGACCGCTATGTAGAGGGAATCTGCCCGGTCTGCGGACAGCAGGCCAGGGGCGACCAATGTGATTATTGCTCTACAATTCTCGACCCCGTTGACCTGCTGAAGCGTACCTGCAAAATCTGCGGAACCACGCCGGTGCTGCGCTTCACCCAGCATTATTATTTGTCACTGTCCAGCTTCCAGAGCGCACTCTCGGAATACGCGGATTCCGCGCGGGGCTGGAGAGACAATGCGGTGCGCTTAACCCGCAGATATCTGCAGGAAGGACTGCAGGACCGCGCCGCAACACGGGATCTGGATTGGGGTGTGGATGTTCCCGTAGACGGCTTCACGGACAAGAAAATCTATGTGTGGATTGAAGCTGTCAGCGGATACCTGTCTGCCAGCAAGCAGTGGGCTGCCGAGACCGGCAGCCGCTGGGAGGATTTCTGGCTGGTATCCACTGAGGAACATGACGCCGGAGCCCCTCCCATTACGGCCTATTATGTGCATGGGAAGGATAATGTACCTTTTCACAGCCTGATCTGGCCGGCTCTGCTGCTGGGTGCTGAAGACCTTCATCTGCCGGACCGCATCTTCTCCTGTGAATACATGACTCTTGAAGGGGAGAAATTCTCCACAAGCCGTAACTGGGCCGTTTGGGTGCCGGATATTCTCAGCCGCTACGATCCGGATTCCGTCCGGTATTTCCTGACGGCGAATGGTCCCGAGAAACGGGATGCCGACTTCTCCTGGAGAGAATTCATCTACAGCCATAACAGTGAGCTGCTGGGAGCGTTCGGCAATTTCGTCAACCGCAGTCTGGTATTCGTGAATAAGTCCTGGAATGGCGAGGTTCCTGAGGGTACACTGGATGCCGCATGGGCCGGCCGCATTAATACTCTGTACAGCGAGACCGGGAGACTGATTGAAGGAGGCAGCTTCAAAGAAGCGCTCGAGCATGTCTTCACCCATATCCGCCAGGCCAATAAATATTTCGACCAGCAGTTGCCGTGGCTGCAGATTAAGAATGATCCCGCCGCTTGTGCCAGCACGCTGTATACCTGTGTACAGATCATCGCTAATCTGTCCAACCTGCTGAACCCGTTCATTCCGTTCTCCTGCGGCAAGATTAGGGGCTTCCTGGCCCTTGAACAGCCTGTCTGGCAGCCGGTAACCATTCGGGCACATCAGCAGGTACAGGGGCTGGAATTATTGTTCGAACGGATTGATGTAGCGAAGATTGAGGAGGAGACCGGGCGGCTTAAGAGCCTGCAACGCTAA
- a CDS encoding cupin domain-containing protein yields MATIFNEKNVSFEQRQSPVPEFAWHTSRKLAEMAGAKQLLFEIRSLDPGKYSYPYHFHRSVEEIFVIISGRATLRTPAGFQEVQEGDTVFFETGPEGAHQLYNHTAEPCRYLDLRTNPGIDICEYPDSGKINILPYEEIYMADERVDYYKGEENVAEKWK; encoded by the coding sequence ATGGCTACTATTTTCAATGAAAAGAACGTTTCGTTTGAACAAAGACAATCCCCGGTTCCTGAGTTTGCCTGGCATACAAGCAGGAAGCTGGCTGAAATGGCCGGGGCGAAGCAGCTGCTTTTTGAAATCAGGTCGCTTGATCCCGGGAAGTATTCCTACCCGTATCATTTTCATAGAAGTGTTGAAGAGATCTTTGTAATTATTTCAGGCCGGGCTACCCTCAGAACGCCAGCAGGGTTCCAGGAAGTGCAGGAAGGGGACACTGTATTTTTTGAAACAGGGCCGGAAGGGGCACATCAATTATATAATCATACCGCCGAACCTTGCAGATACTTGGATTTGCGAACGAACCCGGGGATCGATATTTGTGAATATCCGGATTCCGGGAAGATTAACATTCTGCCTTACGAGGAAATCTATATGGCGGATGAGCGGGTGGACTATTACAAAGGTGAGGAGAATGTCGCGGAGAAGTGGAAGTGA
- a CDS encoding helix-turn-helix transcriptional regulator: protein MSDENSKFKRLGEYLKSRRNRLQPEAAGLRETSSQRRTPGLRREEVAILAGVSSTYYTWLEQGREVTASREIMESLSQALRLTPDERTHLFELWNPGLPDAIPSINTVRPELNPQWRDIISQLSYPSFITNERSEVLAWNDKAVEVLSNFGILPASERIMLRLLFLDQGLRRRMLNWEEFALYSVAVFRTYYDMHLHDPWYKEMVLKLCEDSVDFAEMWKLHNIQGKKVNRVVIQSLGTNQSVTYDINSVANLADHPGLHICIYTPVPE from the coding sequence ATGAGTGATGAGAATTCGAAGTTCAAGCGGCTTGGTGAGTATCTGAAATCACGCCGGAACCGGCTGCAGCCTGAAGCCGCAGGGTTAAGGGAAACGAGCAGCCAGCGCAGAACACCGGGACTAAGGCGGGAGGAAGTGGCGATTCTGGCGGGTGTCAGCAGCACCTATTACACCTGGCTGGAGCAAGGCAGGGAAGTTACCGCTTCGAGAGAGATTATGGAGAGTCTCAGCCAGGCACTCCGGTTGACGCCTGATGAGCGGACACATCTGTTCGAGCTGTGGAATCCGGGTTTGCCGGATGCCATTCCTTCTATTAATACGGTGAGACCCGAGCTGAATCCGCAGTGGCGGGATATTATCAGCCAGCTGTCTTATCCGTCTTTTATTACGAATGAGCGCTCCGAGGTTCTGGCCTGGAATGATAAGGCGGTTGAAGTTCTTAGCAATTTCGGGATACTGCCCGCTTCAGAGCGCATTATGCTCCGTCTTTTGTTCCTCGATCAGGGACTGCGCCGCCGGATGCTGAATTGGGAGGAATTCGCGCTCTATTCAGTAGCCGTGTTCAGAACCTATTATGACATGCATCTGCATGACCCCTGGTATAAGGAAATGGTACTGAAGCTCTGTGAGGACAGTGTGGACTTTGCTGAGATGTGGAAGCTGCACAACATTCAAGGCAAGAAAGTAAATCGTGTAGTCATACAAAGTCTTGGCACGAATCAGTCTGTAACCTATGATATCAATTCCGTAGCGAATTTGGCCGATCATCCGGGCCTGCATATTTGTATCTATACACCTGTGCCTGAGTAG
- a CDS encoding aldo/keto reductase, producing MQTRTIGTEGLAVSALGLGTMMMPDNEESVKAIHGALDLGVTLLDTADIYGDFGEQRFGSNERLVGRALKGRRDKAVIATKFGITHTQGPKGDPAYIKKSVDASLYHLGMDYIDLYYQHRPDPDTPIEETVGTLAELVKEGKIRYIGLSEASPELIRRAHAVHPITALQTEYSLWSREVEDEILPLVKELGIGFVPYSPLGRGFLTGQIKSFDDLPPDDYRRSYPRFQGENFTRNLEVVSLIGQMAAEKGCAPSQLALAWLLAQGEHIVPIPGTKRLERVQENLGALQVVLSAGDLARIERISPQGVAAGGRFPGRN from the coding sequence ATGCAGACAAGAACAATCGGAACCGAAGGCCTGGCAGTATCCGCTCTGGGACTAGGGACTATGATGATGCCGGATAATGAAGAGTCGGTAAAAGCAATCCATGGTGCACTCGACCTGGGAGTAACCCTGCTGGACACAGCAGATATCTATGGAGATTTCGGGGAGCAGCGCTTTGGCAGCAATGAGAGGCTCGTGGGCCGGGCGCTTAAGGGCAGACGGGATAAAGCGGTTATTGCGACCAAATTCGGCATAACCCATACTCAGGGCCCCAAGGGCGATCCCGCTTATATCAAAAAATCAGTAGATGCCAGCCTGTACCATCTCGGGATGGATTATATTGATCTATACTATCAGCACCGTCCTGATCCGGACACTCCAATTGAGGAGACCGTAGGCACGCTGGCTGAGCTCGTTAAGGAAGGGAAGATCCGCTACATTGGCTTATCGGAAGCTTCACCTGAGCTGATACGCCGCGCACATGCGGTACATCCCATTACGGCACTGCAGACAGAATATTCGCTCTGGAGCCGGGAGGTGGAGGATGAAATACTGCCGCTGGTCAAAGAGCTGGGCATCGGATTTGTTCCTTATAGTCCGCTCGGCCGGGGATTTCTGACCGGTCAGATTAAAAGCTTCGATGACCTGCCGCCGGACGATTACCGTCGTAGCTACCCGCGGTTCCAGGGAGAGAATTTCACCAGGAATCTTGAGGTGGTCTCGCTGATCGGGCAGATGGCGGCCGAGAAGGGCTGCGCCCCTTCGCAGCTTGCCCTGGCCTGGCTGCTGGCGCAGGGAGAACACATTGTACCGATTCCGGGAACGAAGCGGCTTGAGCGGGTACAAGAGAATCTCGGCGCATTGCAGGTTGTACTGTCGGCGGGTGATCTTGCCCGGATCGAACGGATCTCCCCGCAGGGCGTTGCTGCCGGAGGACGTTTTCCCGGCCGGAATTAA
- a CDS encoding creatininase family protein, giving the protein MPGGHADSFTTSLGLYKHPECIREELIANPGSSEPDWEDPALDFTKYSATGVIGDPTHASEELGRKLWKGSVEAIAAELQKIAAQAFEITPAEASRL; this is encoded by the coding sequence ATTCCGGGTGGTCATGCCGACAGCTTCACCACATCGCTGGGACTCTACAAACATCCCGAGTGCATCCGTGAGGAGCTGATCGCCAATCCCGGCAGCAGTGAACCGGACTGGGAGGATCCCGCACTCGACTTCACCAAGTACTCGGCAACGGGTGTCATAGGTGATCCGACTCATGCCAGTGAAGAATTAGGCCGCAAGCTGTGGAAGGGCTCTGTGGAAGCCATCGCAGCCGAGCTGCAGAAGATTGCTGCACAGGCCTTTGAAATTACTCCGGCTGAAGCTTCCAGGCTGTAA
- a CDS encoding DUF1292 domain-containing protein has product MSDHKHEHGHEHGEACGCGHDHDHEHEEFVLTLTNEQGEDVEMVLVETFDVGEKLYALLLERENPEADGIILRMEEEDEEMVLYNIEDEAEWKAVEEAYNELLAQQE; this is encoded by the coding sequence ATGAGCGATCACAAACATGAGCATGGCCATGAACATGGTGAAGCATGCGGTTGCGGACATGATCACGACCATGAGCACGAGGAGTTTGTGCTGACCTTGACGAACGAGCAGGGCGAAGATGTAGAAATGGTGCTGGTGGAAACGTTCGACGTAGGCGAGAAGCTATACGCACTGCTGCTGGAACGTGAAAACCCTGAAGCAGACGGCATCATTCTGCGTATGGAAGAAGAAGACGAAGAAATGGTTCTTTACAACATTGAAGATGAAGCTGAATGGAAAGCTGTTGAAGAAGCTTACAACGAGCTGCTGGCCCAGCAAGAATAG
- a CDS encoding YuzF family protein — protein MYPMHQQMPQAIMVYPIDPYVVETLMSVKGKQVVLETTRGGISGCVMDVKPDHVVLDTRGRKFFVRICEIVWIMPE, from the coding sequence ATGTATCCAATGCATCAACAGATGCCGCAAGCAATCATGGTTTATCCAATTGATCCCTATGTCGTTGAAACCTTAATGTCTGTAAAAGGTAAGCAGGTGGTACTTGAAACCACTCGCGGCGGGATTAGCGGCTGTGTGATGGATGTAAAGCCAGACCACGTTGTATTGGATACCAGAGGCAGAAAATTCTTTGTACGCATCTGTGAGATCGTTTGGATCATGCCAGAGTAA
- a CDS encoding GNAT family N-acetyltransferase: MAVEIVHVTTEEQLQMGLEIRKKVFVEEQKVPAEEEIDEYDVIGDNAHHFLLKEEGEPAATGRLIYYKAGTAKMQRIAVHEHYRSKGFGRILLLAMEEHARELGLVASILDAQCHAETFYSKLGYEVISQEPFYDAGILHVRMQKTL, from the coding sequence ATGGCAGTGGAAATCGTACATGTCACTACAGAGGAGCAGCTCCAAATGGGGCTCGAAATCCGTAAGAAAGTATTCGTGGAGGAACAAAAAGTCCCGGCGGAAGAGGAAATTGATGAATATGATGTGATCGGTGATAATGCGCATCATTTCCTGCTTAAGGAAGAGGGGGAGCCGGCAGCTACCGGCAGACTGATCTATTACAAGGCGGGGACTGCCAAAATGCAGCGGATTGCTGTTCACGAGCATTACCGGTCCAAGGGTTTCGGACGGATTTTGCTGCTTGCAATGGAAGAGCATGCCCGTGAACTGGGCCTTGTTGCCTCTATTCTCGATGCCCAGTGTCATGCGGAAACGTTCTATAGCAAGCTGGGCTATGAAGTGATTTCCCAGGAGCCTTTCTATGATGCCGGCATTCTTCATGTGAGAATGCAAAAAACGTTGTGA
- a CDS encoding NUDIX hydrolase, with protein MIVTLHESEMLEVCLKYVVIVMKQGEDWVLVRHRERSTWEFAGGHIEAGESPDEAAAREMYEETGAESYKLYPICIYSVSREEVPASFGMLYFAAVDKFGPLQQFEMEEIRRFREIPEGVTYPGIYPTLIARVNEYIKQLRDNVNQIRFIEQA; from the coding sequence ATGATAGTAACTTTGCATGAATCTGAAATGCTTGAGGTTTGCCTTAAGTATGTTGTGATTGTCATGAAGCAGGGTGAGGACTGGGTTCTGGTGCGGCACCGAGAGCGGTCCACATGGGAATTTGCCGGCGGGCATATTGAAGCAGGAGAGAGCCCGGATGAAGCCGCCGCCAGGGAAATGTATGAAGAGACAGGCGCTGAGTCGTACAAGTTATACCCTATATGCATATATTCGGTCAGCAGAGAGGAAGTACCTGCGAGCTTCGGGATGCTGTACTTTGCAGCCGTAGATAAGTTCGGCCCCCTACAGCAATTCGAAATGGAGGAAATTCGCAGATTCAGAGAAATACCTGAAGGGGTAACGTATCCCGGGATATATCCCACGCTAATCGCGAGAGTTAATGAGTACATCAAGCAGCTGAGAGACAATGTAAATCAAATCAGGTTTATTGAGCAAGCGTAA
- a CDS encoding YdeI/OmpD-associated family protein has translation MTSSEMNPKVDFFFNKASQWKEEYGKLRTILLGCQLTEELKWGVPCYTFQNGNIALIHGFKEYCAVMFVKGSLLPDPEGILIQQTKNVQAGRQIRFTTVQEIADREATIKNYIYNAIEVETAGLEVDYKKDTEYEIPEEFQAKIDENPDLQAAFEALTPGRKRQYITHFTDPKQSKTRTARVEKYTPHILNGKGLSD, from the coding sequence ATGACTAGTAGTGAAATGAATCCTAAAGTGGATTTTTTCTTTAATAAAGCAAGCCAGTGGAAGGAAGAATACGGGAAACTCCGGACGATCCTGCTTGGATGCCAGTTGACAGAGGAATTGAAGTGGGGGGTTCCTTGTTATACTTTTCAGAATGGAAACATTGCTTTAATCCACGGATTCAAAGAATATTGTGCGGTTATGTTCGTTAAAGGCTCCCTGCTGCCTGATCCTGAAGGCATTCTGATTCAGCAGACCAAGAATGTGCAGGCCGGACGCCAGATCCGGTTCACTACTGTTCAAGAAATAGCCGATAGGGAAGCTACTATTAAAAATTATATCTATAATGCCATAGAGGTTGAAACCGCTGGTCTGGAAGTGGATTATAAGAAGGATACGGAGTACGAGATTCCTGAAGAGTTCCAAGCTAAGATTGATGAGAATCCGGATCTGCAAGCAGCTTTTGAAGCCTTGACCCCTGGACGGAAAAGACAATACATTACTCATTTCACAGACCCCAAACAATCCAAAACTCGTACAGCACGGGTTGAGAAATATACGCCGCATATTCTGAACGGTAAGGGATTGAGTGATTAG
- a CDS encoding NUDIX hydrolase, which produces MSMPTHIVAVGGIVENELGEILLVKTFKGGWVFPGGQVEAGENLMEALIREIQEESGILTVVDQLIGVYSNTGMYKGHDGVTDVPTKVMLDYVCRPIGGALATSDETSESYWVNRDKVLEMITSPAIRTRYEAYLAFDGKVAYMAYETKPEFTVSLSRKI; this is translated from the coding sequence ATGTCTATGCCTACTCATATTGTCGCGGTCGGCGGGATTGTAGAGAATGAACTGGGAGAAATTTTACTGGTAAAAACGTTTAAGGGCGGCTGGGTGTTCCCCGGCGGGCAAGTGGAGGCAGGTGAGAATCTGATGGAAGCCCTGATCCGTGAAATACAGGAGGAAAGTGGCATCCTCACTGTGGTTGACCAGCTTATCGGCGTGTATTCAAATACGGGGATGTACAAAGGGCATGACGGAGTAACCGATGTTCCGACTAAAGTGATGCTGGACTATGTGTGCCGGCCAATCGGCGGGGCATTAGCAACCTCGGATGAAACTTCTGAGAGCTACTGGGTTAACCGGGATAAAGTACTTGAGATGATTACCAGTCCCGCAATCCGCACACGTTATGAAGCGTATCTGGCTTTTGACGGCAAGGTTGCTTATATGGCTTACGAGACCAAACCCGAATTTACAGTAAGTCTGAGCAGGAAGATTTAA
- a CDS encoding site-2 protease family protein yields MRLLPEKKQEKKSSGIMGWLGSAGVLLLLKGKTILSLLKLGKIAGPLISMAVSIWAYALIYPWGFAAGFVALLFVHEIGHVIAAKRIGLPVSAPLFIPFMGALITMKKQPLDAREEAYVAFGGPILGSIGAAAVFGAAYYYHSPLLYSLAYVGFFLNLINLLPIHPLDGGRIATAVTRWLWLVGLIGGLAVIIYLKSILFGIIWLLFAYDMYKKYISRRTKNQMHAVLKSFLIPIEDLQDQGYLIPGPEHKRELPFTTYSDLNRQQYLGVRWDNLDYYGTTTMPVQSIISKVRIVQLDQLYVDTKLQLKMQCEISFTVFDNDKYYDVPAASRWRYGIAYFALAGFLGGMMYLVHIVGNVNL; encoded by the coding sequence ATGAGACTTTTGCCGGAAAAAAAGCAGGAAAAGAAAAGCTCAGGAATTATGGGATGGCTTGGAAGCGCGGGAGTACTTCTGCTGCTGAAGGGCAAAACCATTCTGTCTCTGCTTAAGCTGGGGAAGATAGCGGGTCCGCTGATTTCTATGGCGGTATCCATCTGGGCGTATGCATTAATCTATCCATGGGGATTTGCAGCAGGCTTTGTTGCCTTATTATTCGTTCATGAGATCGGCCATGTTATAGCAGCCAAACGCATCGGACTGCCGGTGAGCGCACCGCTGTTTATTCCTTTTATGGGAGCACTCATTACGATGAAAAAACAGCCTCTGGATGCCAGAGAGGAGGCCTATGTAGCTTTCGGCGGCCCCATCCTGGGGAGCATAGGAGCAGCCGCGGTATTCGGGGCAGCTTATTATTATCACAGCCCGCTGCTGTATTCATTGGCTTATGTAGGATTCTTTCTTAACCTGATCAATCTTCTGCCTATTCACCCGCTGGATGGGGGACGGATTGCCACTGCGGTTACACGCTGGTTATGGCTGGTGGGCCTGATTGGGGGACTGGCGGTGATCATTTATCTTAAATCCATTTTGTTCGGCATTATCTGGCTGTTATTTGCTTATGACATGTATAAGAAATATATCAGCCGGCGCACGAAGAATCAGATGCATGCGGTATTGAAGAGCTTCCTGATACCCATTGAGGATTTGCAGGATCAAGGCTATCTGATTCCCGGACCTGAGCACAAAAGAGAGCTGCCGTTTACCACCTACAGTGATTTGAACCGCCAGCAATATCTCGGTGTCCGCTGGGATAATCTGGACTACTACGGTACAACGACTATGCCTGTACAGTCTATTATCAGCAAAGTCCGGATCGTACAGCTCGACCAGCTGTATGTAGATACTAAGCTGCAGCTGAAGATGCAGTGTGAAATCAGCTTTACAGTGTTTGATAATGATAAATATTATGATGTGCCAGCCGCGTCACGCTGGAGGTATGGTATTGCTTATTTTGCGCTCGCAGGTTTTCTTGGGGGTATGATGTATCTTGTGCATATCGTTGGTAATGTAAATCTGTGA
- a CDS encoding DUF3892 domain-containing protein, whose product MMNNERERFIAAQRNGDGDLTKFQTSSGRVLDYQQALQEVQSGSIAGVNVFKGKDDEMYIRGDADGDPTNNLDQLPQF is encoded by the coding sequence GTGATGAACAACGAACGTGAACGCTTTATTGCAGCCCAACGAAACGGTGATGGTGATCTGACCAAGTTCCAGACCTCTTCCGGCCGTGTGCTGGATTACCAGCAGGCACTTCAGGAGGTTCAGTCCGGAAGCATTGCCGGAGTCAACGTATTCAAAGGGAAAGACGACGAAATGTATATCCGCGGTGATGCAGATGGGGATCCTACCAACAATCTGGATCAGCTTCCGCAATTTTAA